In a single window of the Massilia oculi genome:
- a CDS encoding adenosylcobinamide-GDP ribazoletransferase: protein MTHQLRLFFIALQFFTRLPIPRWVGFEPAWLNHASRYFPLVGVVVGAIGAAVYLVAAQWLPAAVAAVLSTAATIYVTGAFHEDGFADTCDGLGGGMTKERALEIMKDSRVGAYGAIGIVCMLGAKLAAVASLPPASAIAALLLAHPLSRLAATSLIWQMEYARAEGKAKPLAVRMSDREFGIATLTVMLPALVLLAFGLLDLAAIVASVLAAMLATRWLARKFTRRLGGYTGDCLGAVQQLAEVAIYIAVLATLGRGALA from the coding sequence ATGACGCACCAGCTGCGCCTGTTCTTCATCGCGCTGCAATTCTTCACGCGGCTGCCGATTCCGCGCTGGGTGGGCTTCGAACCGGCCTGGCTGAACCACGCGTCGCGCTACTTCCCGCTGGTGGGCGTGGTGGTGGGCGCCATCGGTGCGGCGGTCTATCTAGTGGCCGCGCAGTGGTTGCCGGCGGCGGTGGCGGCCGTGCTGTCCACCGCCGCGACGATCTACGTTACCGGCGCATTCCATGAAGACGGCTTCGCCGATACCTGCGATGGCCTGGGCGGCGGCATGACCAAGGAACGCGCGCTCGAGATCATGAAGGATTCGCGCGTCGGCGCCTACGGCGCGATCGGCATCGTGTGCATGCTCGGCGCGAAGCTGGCCGCAGTTGCCAGCCTGCCGCCGGCCAGCGCCATCGCCGCCCTGCTGCTGGCCCACCCGCTCTCGCGACTGGCCGCCACGTCCCTGATCTGGCAGATGGAATACGCCCGCGCCGAGGGCAAGGCCAAGCCGCTGGCGGTACGCATGAGCGACCGGGAATTCGGCATCGCCACGCTCACCGTGATGCTGCCCGCGCTTGTCCTGCTGGCCTTCGGCTTGCTCGACCTGGCCGCAATCGTCGCCTCGGTGCTGGCGGCCATGCTGGCCACGCGCTGGCTGGCGCGCAAGTTCACGCGCCGGCTCGGCGGCTATACGGGCGACTGCCTCGGCGCCGTGCAGCAGCTGGCCGAGGTAGCCATCTATATCGCGGTACTCGCCACGCTCGGCCGCGGCGCGCTGGCCTGA
- a CDS encoding alpha/beta fold hydrolase: MSPQSKSARNNVLSIFFLLGCLSTSGWVSAAPAAASIDTIAGRQIESLTIKNPDAHVSIVFENGLRATVSGWDKVIESLAPDASIFAYNRPGYGNSQETGTARDGGTIVEELRQTLKQKGLAPPYILVGHSLGGLYMQLFAKRYPQEVSGLVLVDPLQPGVVKKSDEFPFWTRGAKQLFFSSTVNKEIDAIHQTSEQVLSLDPIDDKPIVILINKPKGATAVGVDFGAFNKDQKTRASVNGMYPKAKRIILDSDHQVQRQNPAEVVGAIRDIIAKQTPGI, from the coding sequence ATGTCCCCACAATCGAAATCCGCTCGCAACAACGTCCTTTCTATCTTCTTTCTACTAGGCTGCCTGTCGACGTCGGGATGGGTATCTGCCGCACCCGCCGCAGCCAGCATCGACACGATCGCGGGCCGACAGATCGAATCGCTGACCATCAAGAACCCGGATGCGCACGTCAGCATCGTCTTCGAAAACGGCTTGCGGGCAACAGTGAGTGGATGGGACAAGGTCATCGAGTCGCTGGCACCGGATGCGTCGATCTTCGCCTATAACCGCCCTGGCTACGGAAACAGCCAGGAAACCGGAACGGCGCGCGATGGCGGAACGATCGTCGAGGAACTCAGGCAAACCCTGAAGCAAAAAGGCCTGGCGCCTCCATACATCCTCGTCGGTCACTCGCTCGGTGGCTTGTACATGCAGCTGTTCGCCAAGCGCTATCCCCAGGAAGTCAGCGGCCTCGTGCTGGTCGATCCACTCCAGCCCGGTGTCGTCAAGAAATCCGATGAATTCCCATTCTGGACTCGCGGTGCCAAGCAGCTGTTCTTCTCGAGCACCGTCAACAAGGAAATCGACGCCATTCACCAGACCAGCGAGCAGGTGCTGTCGCTGGACCCCATCGACGACAAGCCGATCGTCATACTCATCAACAAGCCGAAGGGCGCCACCGCGGTCGGCGTGGATTTCGGCGCCTTCAACAAAGACCAGAAGACCAGGGCGTCCGTGAACGGCATGTATCCGAAAGCGAAAAGGATCATCCTCGATTCCGATCACCAGGTGCAGCGCCAGAACCCCGCCGAAGTGGTGGGCGCGATCAGGGACATCATCGCGAAACAGACCCCAGGCATATAA
- the cobT gene encoding nicotinate-nucleotide--dimethylbenzimidazole phosphoribosyltransferase, with protein sequence MIPKIAPIADAALSQSLADAINNKTKPLGSLGRLESLAGQLGLIQRSTRITIAQPAILVFAADHGVVAEGISAFPQDVTWQMVENFLGNGAAINVFARQNGCALHVVDAGVNHDFGDRAGLVHRKVANGTRNFALEPAMTAQECATALEHGMALVRDLPGTVVGFGEMGIGNTTSAAALMHKLTGRPLARCVGAGTGLTPDGVRHKADVVAASVALHAHAVQPLEVLATFGGFEIAMMTGAMLKAAELRKVLLIDGFIVSSALLVAARLQPDILDYCVFSHCSGEHGHALLLEELGARPLLDLGLRLGEGTGSALALPLLHASANFLNEMATFASAQVSERSA encoded by the coding sequence ATGATTCCTAAGATCGCCCCTATCGCCGACGCCGCCCTCTCCCAGTCCCTGGCGGACGCCATCAATAACAAGACCAAGCCGCTCGGAAGCCTGGGGCGACTGGAATCGCTTGCCGGCCAGCTGGGCCTGATACAACGCTCAACCAGGATCACCATCGCCCAGCCCGCGATCCTGGTATTCGCCGCCGACCACGGCGTCGTGGCCGAAGGCATCTCCGCCTTCCCCCAAGACGTCACCTGGCAAATGGTCGAGAACTTCCTGGGCAACGGCGCCGCCATCAATGTGTTCGCGCGCCAGAATGGCTGCGCGCTGCACGTGGTCGACGCCGGCGTGAACCACGATTTCGGTGACCGCGCGGGCCTCGTGCATCGCAAGGTCGCCAACGGCACCCGCAACTTCGCGCTCGAACCCGCCATGACGGCGCAAGAGTGCGCAACGGCGCTCGAACACGGCATGGCGCTGGTGCGCGACCTGCCCGGCACCGTGGTCGGCTTCGGCGAGATGGGCATTGGTAACACGACCTCCGCCGCGGCCCTCATGCACAAGCTGACAGGGCGGCCGCTGGCGCGCTGCGTCGGCGCCGGCACCGGCCTCACGCCGGACGGCGTCCGCCACAAGGCCGACGTCGTTGCGGCGAGCGTGGCCCTTCACGCCCACGCCGTCCAGCCGCTCGAGGTGCTGGCCACCTTCGGCGGCTTCGAGATCGCGATGATGACCGGCGCCATGCTCAAGGCGGCCGAGCTGCGCAAGGTGCTGCTGATCGACGGCTTCATCGTCAGCAGCGCGCTGCTGGTGGCGGCGCGCCTGCAGCCGGACATCCTCGACTACTGCGTGTTCTCGCACTGCTCGGGTGAGCATGGCCACGCCCTGCTGCTCGAGGAGCTCGGCGCCCGCCCGCTGCTCGACCTCGGCCTGCGCCTGGGCGAAGGCACCGGCAGCGCGCTCGCCCTACCCCTGCTGCACGCCAGCGCCAACTTCCTGAACGAGATGGCCACCTTCGCCTCGGCGCAAGTCAGCGAACGCTCGGCATGA
- a CDS encoding DUF3482 domain-containing protein: MITPAKIQFALVSHTNNGKTTLARTLVGMDVGEIRDAAHVTQISEGYPLLSTEEGDSLVLWDTPGFGDSVRLHKRLALAGNPIGWFLREVFDRYRDRPFWLSQQALRAAREEADVVLYLVNSSESPQDAGYLPSEMKILEWLGKPVVVLLNQVGPPRPAHEEQAEPKRWKQHLAQYQVVKEVLPLDAFARCWVHEHVFYESVAGLIEEEKRPAYARLLAAWAERNRVRYASALNMSAEQIAAAARDSEPLGEERTGMLRTALKAVGIGKDEQRRQDLAMAALVQRLNDGINHATARMLSLYRIDPGQAVNVNARVRENFAVRAPVDKAQAGLLGAVVSGAATGLSADAMAGGLTLGAGALIGAIAGGITAAGAAWGFNQGTDRNQANVKFANPFLQTLLTGAVLRYLAVAHFGRGRGNYVESEAPPFWQAEAEQALNGVGIHGDRLWQAVREAPDLGAATRLVEAVLVPAVTATLERLYPDVAFPGAPAQAAPAAPTLDKDAITGTGTAR; encoded by the coding sequence ATGATCACGCCCGCAAAAATCCAGTTCGCGCTGGTCTCGCACACCAATAACGGCAAGACCACGCTGGCGCGCACCCTGGTCGGGATGGACGTCGGCGAGATCCGCGACGCCGCCCACGTGACCCAGATCTCGGAGGGCTATCCGCTCCTGAGCACCGAAGAGGGCGACTCGCTCGTGCTGTGGGATACGCCGGGCTTCGGCGACTCGGTGCGCCTGCACAAGCGTCTCGCGCTGGCCGGCAATCCGATCGGCTGGTTCCTGCGCGAGGTATTCGACCGCTACCGCGACCGCCCGTTCTGGCTCAGCCAGCAGGCGCTGCGCGCGGCCAGGGAAGAGGCGGACGTCGTGCTCTATCTGGTCAACTCGTCTGAATCGCCACAGGATGCCGGCTACTTGCCGTCCGAGATGAAGATCCTCGAGTGGCTCGGCAAGCCCGTGGTCGTGCTGCTCAACCAGGTCGGCCCACCGCGTCCGGCACACGAGGAACAGGCCGAACCCAAGCGCTGGAAGCAGCACCTCGCGCAGTATCAGGTGGTGAAGGAAGTGCTGCCGCTGGACGCCTTCGCCCGCTGCTGGGTGCATGAGCACGTGTTCTATGAATCGGTGGCGGGCCTGATCGAAGAAGAGAAGCGCCCCGCCTATGCGCGCCTGCTGGCCGCGTGGGCCGAGCGTAACCGCGTGCGCTATGCGAGCGCGCTGAACATGAGCGCCGAGCAGATCGCGGCGGCGGCGCGCGACAGCGAACCGCTGGGCGAAGAACGCACCGGCATGCTGCGCACCGCATTGAAAGCGGTCGGCATCGGCAAGGACGAGCAGCGGCGCCAGGATCTCGCGATGGCCGCGCTGGTGCAGCGCCTGAACGACGGCATCAACCATGCGACCGCACGCATGCTGTCGCTGTACCGCATCGATCCCGGACAAGCGGTGAACGTGAACGCACGCGTGCGCGAGAACTTCGCGGTGCGCGCGCCGGTGGACAAGGCGCAGGCCGGGCTGCTCGGCGCGGTGGTGTCAGGCGCGGCCACCGGTTTGTCGGCCGATGCGATGGCGGGCGGCCTGACCCTGGGCGCCGGCGCGCTGATCGGCGCGATCGCCGGCGGCATCACGGCGGCCGGCGCGGCCTGGGGTTTCAACCAGGGCACGGACCGCAACCAGGCCAACGTCAAGTTCGCCAATCCTTTCCTGCAGACGCTGCTGACGGGCGCCGTGCTGCGCTACCTGGCGGTGGCGCACTTCGGACGAGGACGAGGCAATTATGTGGAGAGCGAGGCGCCGCCGTTCTGGCAGGCCGAGGCCGAGCAGGCGCTGAACGGCGTCGGCATCCATGGCGATCGCCTGTGGCAGGCGGTGCGCGAAGCGCCGGACCTGGGCGCCGCCACCAGGCTGGTCGAGGCGGTACTGGTGCCGGCGGTGACGGCGACGCTCGAGCGCCTGTATCCCGACGTCGCGTTCCCGGGCGCGCCGGCGCAGGCAGCGCCGGCGGCGCCGACATTGGACAAGGACGCAATTACTGGAACTGGTACTGCGCGCTGA
- a CDS encoding TonB-dependent receptor domain-containing protein: MNFPVTRQAAAVSLALAVISSAAFADAPSPAPSPDAIPAADTVVVTATRTAQRAADVIADTTVIDAGEIARSGAGSVADILRRQRGIEISRNGAAGTTTSVFIRGANANQSVVLVDGVRFGSATTGTASWNAIPLGAIDRIEIVYGPLSTLYGADAIAGVIQIFTREGEGAPVVTGSLGVGSNATRQADAGIYGSSGGPNAVSYAFGAGYEDSDGFSSTRPGASGYNPDEDGYRRRNANGRVTMALAPGHEIGAQFLVSRLFSQYDSGTANYDVHSDNDLNTAAVFMRNQILPNWHSTLQYARSEDKSGNFTNATPSGASQIDTQQDEFSWQNDIAIGRDTLQLLYTHRKEEVPSMRRSRITNSYAAAYSAKRGQHLIDVSARHDRSVYGSKNTGAAGYGYDFGNGLRATASVGTSFRAPTFNELYFPGYGLETNKPEKGRNREVGLRYDGNGYQLDATYFHNRLTDMIVSSTPCPDGINRSCAYNVNEGLLEGFSLAGSTRLMGVDLRASLDWQDPRDETTGKQLQRRAKKHASFGADYTMGTLKAGAELTVSGERFDDAANNRRLGGYGLLNLYTTWQFTPDWSLLMRLDNVADKQYEIARNYGTSGRTWFAALRYGIH, encoded by the coding sequence ATGAATTTTCCAGTAACCCGGCAAGCCGCCGCGGTCTCGCTCGCCCTCGCCGTCATCTCGTCCGCCGCTTTCGCTGACGCACCTTCACCTGCTCCTTCGCCGGACGCCATTCCGGCAGCCGACACCGTCGTCGTCACCGCTACCCGCACCGCCCAGCGCGCCGCCGACGTCATCGCCGACACCACCGTCATCGATGCCGGGGAAATCGCGCGCTCGGGCGCCGGCTCGGTGGCCGACATCCTGCGCCGCCAGCGCGGCATCGAGATCTCGCGCAACGGCGCGGCCGGCACCACTACCAGTGTCTTCATTCGCGGCGCCAACGCCAACCAGTCCGTGGTCCTGGTCGACGGCGTGCGCTTCGGTTCGGCGACCACCGGCACGGCCAGCTGGAACGCCATCCCGCTGGGCGCCATCGACCGCATCGAGATCGTCTACGGTCCGCTCAGCACCCTGTATGGCGCCGACGCCATCGCCGGCGTGATCCAGATCTTCACCCGCGAGGGCGAAGGCGCCCCGGTCGTCACCGGTTCGCTCGGCGTGGGCAGCAACGCCACCCGCCAGGCGGACGCCGGCATCTACGGCAGCAGCGGCGGCCCGAACGCCGTCAGCTATGCGTTCGGCGCCGGCTACGAGGATTCGGACGGCTTCTCGTCCACCCGCCCGGGCGCCTCGGGCTACAATCCTGACGAAGACGGCTACCGCCGCCGCAACGCCAACGGCCGCGTGACGATGGCGCTCGCGCCAGGCCACGAGATCGGCGCCCAGTTCCTGGTCAGCCGCCTGTTCAGCCAGTACGACAGCGGCACCGCCAACTACGACGTCCACAGCGACAACGACCTGAATACCGCCGCGGTCTTCATGCGCAACCAGATCCTGCCAAACTGGCACAGCACGCTGCAGTACGCGCGCTCGGAGGACAAGTCGGGCAACTTCACCAACGCGACGCCGTCCGGCGCCAGCCAGATCGACACCCAGCAGGACGAGTTCAGCTGGCAGAACGACATCGCCATCGGCCGCGACACGCTGCAACTGCTGTACACGCACCGCAAGGAAGAAGTGCCGTCGATGCGCCGCTCGCGCATCACCAATTCGTATGCGGCCGCCTACTCGGCCAAGCGCGGCCAGCACCTGATCGACGTCAGCGCGCGCCACGACCGCTCGGTCTACGGCAGCAAGAACACTGGCGCCGCCGGCTATGGCTACGACTTCGGCAACGGCCTGCGCGCCACCGCCAGCGTCGGCACGAGTTTCCGCGCCCCGACCTTCAACGAGCTGTACTTCCCCGGCTACGGCCTGGAAACCAACAAGCCCGAGAAAGGCCGCAACCGCGAAGTGGGCCTGCGCTACGACGGCAACGGCTACCAGCTGGATGCGACCTACTTCCACAACCGCCTGACCGACATGATCGTGTCGAGCACCCCGTGCCCGGACGGCATCAACCGCAGCTGCGCCTACAACGTCAACGAAGGCCTGCTCGAAGGCTTCTCGCTGGCCGGCAGCACCCGCCTGATGGGCGTCGACCTGCGCGCCAGCCTCGACTGGCAGGATCCGCGCGACGAGACCACCGGCAAGCAGCTGCAGCGCCGTGCGAAGAAGCACGCCAGCTTCGGCGCCGACTACACGATGGGCACGCTCAAGGCCGGCGCCGAGCTGACGGTATCGGGCGAGCGCTTCGACGACGCCGCCAACAACCGTCGCCTCGGCGGCTACGGGCTGCTCAACCTGTACACGACCTGGCAGTTCACGCCCGACTGGTCGCTGCTGATGCGACTGGACAACGTCGCCGACAAGCAGTACGAGATCGCGCGTAACTACGGCACCAGCGGCCGCACCTGGTTTGCTGCCCTGCGCTACGGCATCCATTAA
- a CDS encoding TonB-dependent receptor family protein: MKPTVLRRTAIAAVCACWPLAVLAEEIRDPMNVVVVSGTRAEHTSFDLPAAVDVVDAAQIGDTQLRVNASEALVAVPGIVVRNRENYAQDLQISSRGFGTRSAFGVRGVRLVADGIPATMPDGQGQAATFNLDLAERIEVLRGPMSALYGNHSGGVVQLFTREPTDTPTVEASFTGGSYGQRKFDTNASGRSGGIGYLLDASRFETDGYRDHSAATRKQAYAKLVVEPSSTSRLVLTASGLRQDDTQDPLGVTWATYQRDPRAGEIDTTDTQTPQRTLADRYDTRKSIDHQQFGATYEQTFGADRLQVTAYGGNRRVIQYQSFSRGFQAPSSHSGGVIDFDRDFYGIDANWRAVRQVAGGTMRATAGLELARSKDARQGFENFVGNTFGVKGNLRRDEQNEVTSVDPYVQLEWERDRWVLSGGVRHSRVDFDVKDRYLSNGDDSGGTDFRHTTPLVGVLYKVSPTLNVYASAARGFETPTMNESFYSGTGGGFNFALEPAIGTHLEAGVKAMVASGVRVNAAVFQVKTKDELVVDASSGGRTSYRNASATLRQGGELSVDAELGAGWNARLALSMLHAVYDEAFGAVPTGSRLPGLPKTSFYGEFGWKEAAGRYGAALETVANSRVYAEDTNSATPAPGYAIVNARVQASQQLGGWKLRQFARLNNLFDRDYVGSVIVGDTNRRYYEAAPGRNWILGVSAQYQFQ; this comes from the coding sequence ATGAAGCCCACCGTCTTGCGCCGTACGGCGATCGCCGCCGTCTGCGCCTGCTGGCCCCTGGCGGTCCTCGCCGAAGAGATTCGCGACCCGATGAACGTGGTCGTGGTCAGCGGCACCCGCGCCGAGCACACGAGCTTCGACCTGCCGGCCGCGGTCGACGTGGTCGACGCGGCGCAGATCGGCGACACCCAGCTACGCGTCAACGCGTCCGAAGCCCTGGTCGCCGTACCGGGCATCGTGGTGCGCAATCGCGAGAACTATGCGCAAGACTTGCAGATCTCGTCGCGCGGCTTCGGCACCCGCTCCGCCTTCGGCGTGCGCGGCGTGCGCCTGGTGGCGGACGGCATCCCGGCCACCATGCCCGATGGCCAGGGCCAGGCCGCGACCTTCAACCTGGATCTCGCCGAGCGCATCGAAGTATTGCGCGGCCCGATGTCCGCCTTGTATGGCAACCACTCCGGCGGCGTGGTCCAGCTCTTTACACGCGAACCGACCGATACGCCCACGGTCGAAGCCAGCTTCACCGGCGGCAGCTATGGCCAGCGCAAGTTCGACACCAATGCCTCCGGCCGCAGCGGCGGCATCGGCTACCTGCTCGATGCCTCGCGCTTCGAGACCGACGGCTACCGCGACCACAGCGCCGCAACGCGCAAGCAGGCCTACGCCAAGCTGGTCGTCGAACCCTCGTCGACCAGCCGCCTGGTGCTGACCGCCAGCGGCCTGCGGCAGGACGACACGCAAGATCCGCTCGGCGTCACCTGGGCCACCTATCAGCGCGACCCGCGCGCGGGCGAGATCGACACCACCGATACGCAGACGCCCCAGCGCACGCTGGCCGATCGCTACGACACGCGCAAGAGCATCGACCACCAGCAGTTCGGCGCGACCTATGAACAGACGTTTGGCGCCGACCGCCTGCAGGTGACCGCCTACGGCGGCAACCGCCGCGTCATCCAGTACCAGTCGTTCTCGCGCGGCTTCCAGGCGCCGAGCAGCCACTCGGGCGGCGTGATCGACTTCGACCGCGACTTCTACGGCATCGACGCCAACTGGCGCGCGGTGCGCCAGGTCGCCGGCGGCACGATGCGCGCCACGGCCGGCCTGGAACTGGCGCGTTCGAAGGACGCGCGGCAGGGCTTCGAGAACTTCGTCGGCAATACCTTCGGCGTGAAGGGCAACCTGCGCCGCGACGAACAGAACGAAGTGACCAGCGTCGACCCTTACGTGCAGCTGGAATGGGAGCGCGACCGCTGGGTGCTGAGCGGCGGCGTGCGCCATAGCCGCGTGGACTTCGACGTCAAGGACCGCTATCTGTCCAACGGCGACGACAGTGGCGGCACCGACTTCCGCCACACGACGCCGCTGGTGGGCGTGCTGTATAAAGTCTCGCCGACCCTGAACGTGTATGCCAGCGCGGCGCGCGGCTTCGAGACGCCGACCATGAACGAATCGTTTTATTCGGGCACCGGCGGCGGCTTCAACTTCGCGCTCGAACCGGCCATCGGCACGCACCTGGAAGCGGGCGTGAAAGCCATGGTCGCCAGCGGCGTGCGCGTCAACGCCGCGGTGTTCCAGGTGAAGACGAAGGACGAGCTGGTCGTCGACGCCTCGTCCGGCGGACGCACCAGCTACCGCAACGCCAGCGCCACCCTGCGCCAGGGCGGCGAGCTGTCGGTGGACGCCGAACTCGGCGCCGGCTGGAATGCACGCCTGGCCCTGAGCATGCTGCACGCGGTGTACGACGAGGCCTTTGGCGCGGTGCCGACAGGCAGCCGCCTGCCCGGCCTGCCGAAGACCAGCTTCTACGGTGAATTCGGCTGGAAGGAAGCGGCTGGCCGCTACGGCGCGGCGCTCGAAACCGTCGCCAACAGCCGCGTGTACGCGGAAGACACCAATAGCGCCACGCCGGCGCCTGGCTATGCGATCGTCAACGCCCGCGTGCAGGCGAGCCAGCAGCTGGGCGGTTGGAAACTGCGCCAGTTCGCGCGCCTGAACAACCTGTTCGACCGCGACTACGTCGGCTCCGTCATCGTGGGCGACACCAACCGGCGCTATTACGAAGCGGCCCCCGGCCGCAACTGGATCCTGGGCGTCAGCGCGCAGTACCAGTTCCAGTAA
- a CDS encoding DUF2868 domain-containing protein, with protein sequence MNEQVARNVVLVRSIEYADVAHTVLSDDDRMYATRSARELAAWQAADSHMAVNQHHFLQQRAEQILKRLGERTPAFGAFARRAPGMGGIWIALPFLAFVLGAALDRIADPHRIDLLSAPLLAIVGWNLLVYLGLLVWAIVPAARRRKSGTPLLRRLSVGKAVAPRKLPTALAEGVAHYLADWAVLSEPLTRARLARTFHLAAAGFALGAVASLYARGLLTEYVTGWESTFLDAQQVHTLLSWLFTPALTVFPFLQGFTLAEIEQLRFGGAAGLPVGDRWVHLYGATLLLLVILPRLVLALVAGMRARYLKRNFPIDLDQPYYRKLADTIGAGSPAVLRVIPYSYTLDEPRDRGLWAIAAAALGGQTRVQLLPPVGYGVELKDALRDTTLKEAGITVTTVLFSLAATPEQENHGALLDYLVKRVPRGVAVLLDESPLLERIGEQVGSERVAERHALWRQFCSFHGTSAHVVNLLQPDKHPLELGAGLALPELR encoded by the coding sequence ATGAACGAACAGGTCGCACGCAACGTCGTGCTGGTGCGCTCGATCGAGTATGCCGATGTTGCGCACACGGTCCTGAGCGACGACGACCGCATGTACGCCACCCGCAGCGCGCGCGAGCTCGCTGCCTGGCAGGCGGCCGACAGCCATATGGCGGTCAACCAGCATCACTTCCTGCAGCAGCGCGCGGAACAGATCCTCAAGCGCCTCGGCGAACGCACGCCGGCCTTCGGCGCCTTTGCCCGGCGCGCTCCCGGCATGGGCGGCATCTGGATCGCGTTGCCATTCCTCGCCTTCGTGCTCGGCGCCGCGCTCGACCGCATCGCCGACCCGCACCGCATCGACCTTCTGTCGGCGCCGCTGCTGGCGATCGTCGGCTGGAACCTGCTCGTCTATCTCGGCCTGCTGGTCTGGGCCATCGTGCCCGCCGCGCGCCGGCGCAAGAGCGGCACGCCGTTGCTGCGCCGCCTGAGCGTCGGCAAGGCGGTCGCGCCGCGCAAGCTGCCCACCGCACTGGCTGAAGGCGTCGCCCACTACCTGGCCGATTGGGCCGTGCTGAGCGAGCCGCTCACGCGCGCGCGCCTGGCCCGCACCTTCCACCTGGCGGCGGCCGGCTTCGCGCTCGGCGCCGTCGCCTCGCTGTATGCGCGCGGCCTGCTCACCGAATACGTCACCGGATGGGAGAGCACCTTCCTCGATGCGCAGCAGGTGCACACGCTGCTGTCATGGCTGTTCACGCCGGCGCTGACCGTATTCCCATTCCTGCAGGGATTCACGCTGGCCGAGATCGAGCAGCTGCGCTTCGGCGGCGCCGCCGGCTTGCCGGTAGGGGATCGCTGGGTCCACCTGTACGGCGCGACCTTGCTGCTGCTGGTGATCCTGCCGCGCCTGGTGCTGGCACTGGTCGCGGGCATGCGTGCGCGCTACCTGAAGCGCAACTTCCCGATCGATCTCGACCAGCCTTATTACCGCAAGCTCGCCGACACCATCGGCGCCGGCAGCCCGGCCGTGTTGCGCGTGATCCCCTACAGCTACACGCTCGACGAACCGCGTGACCGTGGCCTGTGGGCGATCGCCGCCGCGGCCCTGGGCGGCCAGACGCGGGTGCAGTTGCTGCCGCCGGTCGGCTATGGCGTCGAACTCAAGGACGCCTTGCGCGACACGACCCTGAAGGAGGCCGGCATCACCGTGACCACGGTGCTGTTCAGCCTTGCCGCCACGCCCGAGCAGGAAAACCACGGCGCGCTGCTCGACTATCTGGTCAAGCGGGTGCCGCGCGGCGTGGCCGTGCTGCTCGACGAGTCGCCGCTGCTCGAGCGCATCGGCGAACAGGTGGGCAGCGAGCGCGTCGCCGAACGCCACGCCCTGTGGCGCCAGTTCTGCAGCTTCCACGGCACATCGGCCCATGTGGTCAATCTGCTCCAGCCCGACAAGCACCCGCTTGAACTGGGCGCGGGCCTCGCTTTGCCGGAGCTGCGATGA
- a CDS encoding histidine phosphatase family protein, producing the protein MRIYLVRHPRPEVPAGHCYGRSDLTASEADVERVLTALANQGLPGAMPVYASPLARSAVLAQRLSPAPAFDVRLAEMDFGAWEMRSWDDIPRSEIDDWSADLLHYHPGGGESVMDVAARVAGFDADMRREGHAQALIICHAGTMRLLHSLHLGGTLVEAALRAAQAPHRIDYGEVMMLET; encoded by the coding sequence ATGCGTATTTACCTGGTGCGCCATCCACGGCCCGAGGTGCCGGCCGGGCACTGCTACGGCCGCAGCGACCTCACGGCGAGCGAAGCCGACGTCGAACGGGTGCTGACAGCATTGGCGAACCAGGGACTGCCCGGCGCGATGCCGGTCTACGCCAGTCCACTCGCCCGCAGCGCCGTCCTGGCGCAGCGGCTCTCGCCAGCGCCAGCCTTCGACGTGCGCCTGGCCGAGATGGACTTCGGCGCCTGGGAAATGCGCAGCTGGGACGACATCCCCCGCAGCGAGATCGACGACTGGAGCGCCGACCTGCTGCACTACCATCCCGGCGGCGGCGAAAGCGTGATGGACGTGGCTGCGCGCGTGGCCGGTTTCGATGCCGACATGCGACGCGAAGGACATGCGCAGGCCCTGATCATCTGCCACGCCGGCACCATGCGACTGCTGCATTCGTTGCACCTCGGCGGCACCCTGGTCGAGGCCGCGCTGCGCGCCGCCCAGGCGCCACACCGGATCGACTACGGTGAAGTGATGATGCTGGAAACCTGA